The following proteins are encoded in a genomic region of Necator americanus strain Aroian chromosome II, whole genome shotgun sequence:
- a CDS encoding hypothetical protein (NECATOR_CHRII.G5350.T1): protein MDVVKKTKNTRLRTHLFNTTVLPALTYASETWAFRKQEENAVIITERAIERVMLGVSCFTQVRDGIRSSLLRQRSKIRDAAAFAKESKIRWAGHVMRFNDNRWIRAVSD, encoded by the coding sequence atggatgtagtgaagaagaccaagaataCCCGGCTCCGtactcacctcttcaacaccaccgtacttcctgctttgacctatgcttcggaaacctgggcatttcgcaagcaggaagaaaacgcagtgATCATcactgaacgcgcaattgagagagtgatgctaggagtatcctgtttcacgcaagtgagggacgggattcgaagctctctcctacgtcaacgatcgaagattagagacgccgccgcgtttgccaaggaaagtaaaataaggtgggccggacacgtgatgcgctttaatgacaaccgttggatcagagccgtgagcgactag